The following proteins are encoded in a genomic region of Maribacter hydrothermalis:
- a CDS encoding M14 family metallopeptidase translates to MKFTEFDKIYVSSIQDRYITMDHLAKFIAGLSQDFKVEKIGVSVRDEVIKSITFGDGPKRILMWSQMHGNESTTTKAVIDLLSYLMVEENDGQELAKACTLKIIPILNPDGARDYTRVNANNIDLNRDAQDLTQPESQILKKEYEAFMPHFCFNLHDQRTIFNVGKTNKPATVSFLAPAFDVDRNNSPSRKLSMQLISAMNSTLQHLIPGQVGRYDDGFNANCAGDAFQMRKTPTILFEAGHFKNDYQREKTREFIFYALLKGIKTVANNTIENFSVAEYLAIPENNKQFVDILVHTPNTHNTDLNGNNRILIQYKEVLKDGKVLFSPERHILEPNVEEIFGHKNLNSQNEKDLEWIKNNDLMKLLN, encoded by the coding sequence ATGAAGTTTACCGAGTTTGATAAAATTTATGTGTCTAGTATTCAAGATAGGTACATTACTATGGATCATTTGGCTAAGTTTATAGCCGGGTTATCTCAAGATTTTAAAGTTGAAAAAATAGGTGTTTCTGTTCGTGATGAAGTTATAAAGAGCATCACTTTTGGTGATGGTCCCAAACGTATTTTAATGTGGTCTCAAATGCACGGAAATGAATCTACAACAACGAAGGCAGTTATAGATTTATTAAGTTACTTAATGGTAGAGGAAAATGATGGACAAGAATTAGCAAAAGCCTGTACCTTAAAAATTATTCCCATTTTAAATCCCGATGGTGCCCGAGACTATACTAGGGTAAATGCAAATAATATTGATTTAAATAGAGATGCTCAAGATTTAACGCAACCAGAAAGTCAAATTCTAAAAAAGGAATATGAGGCTTTTATGCCACATTTCTGTTTTAATTTGCATGACCAACGAACAATTTTCAATGTTGGTAAAACAAATAAACCGGCAACGGTTTCATTTTTAGCACCGGCTTTTGATGTGGATAGGAATAATTCTCCTTCACGTAAACTGAGTATGCAGTTAATTTCAGCAATGAATTCTACTTTACAACATTTAATTCCTGGTCAGGTAGGAAGATATGATGACGGTTTTAATGCTAACTGCGCGGGTGATGCTTTTCAAATGAGAAAAACACCAACAATTTTATTTGAGGCCGGGCATTTTAAAAATGATTATCAAAGAGAAAAAACCAGAGAATTCATATTTTATGCCTTATTGAAAGGTATAAAAACTGTAGCAAATAATACAATAGAAAACTTTTCGGTTGCAGAGTATTTGGCCATACCTGAAAATAATAAACAATTTGTAGATATATTGGTACATACTCCTAACACCCACAATACGGACTTGAATGGAAATAATAGGATTTTAATTCAATACAAAGAAGTTCTTAAAGATGGTAAAGTGCTGTTTAGTCCTGAAAGACATATTTTAGAACCTAATGTTGAAGAAATTTTTGGGCACAAAAATTTGAATTCTCAAAATGAAAAGGATTTAGAATGGATAAAAAATAATGATTTAATGAAGCTTTTAAATTGA
- a CDS encoding Lrp/AsnC family transcriptional regulator → MGKVKLDEIDHQILDMLIDNTRTPFTDIAKKLLISAGTVHVRVKKMEEAGIIRGSSLTLDYVKLGYAFIAYVGIFLEKTHQTKFVLERLNQIPNVTIAHITTGKFNIFCKIRAKDTTHAKNIIFKIDDIDGISRTETMISLEESFNDKKRLMHTIFNEL, encoded by the coding sequence ATGGGAAAAGTCAAATTAGACGAAATAGACCACCAAATTCTGGATATGTTAATCGATAACACCAGAACTCCATTTACAGATATTGCTAAGAAACTACTAATATCCGCAGGTACTGTGCATGTTAGGGTTAAGAAAATGGAAGAGGCAGGCATTATTAGAGGTTCTTCACTTACTTTAGATTATGTAAAATTAGGGTATGCGTTTATAGCATATGTTGGTATTTTCTTGGAAAAGACCCATCAGACCAAATTTGTTTTAGAGCGTTTAAATCAAATACCTAACGTTACCATTGCACATATTACAACGGGCAAGTTCAATATATTTTGTAAAATAAGAGCAAAAGATACGACCCATGCAAAAAACATTATTTTTAAAATAGATGATATCGATGGTATTAGTAGAACAGAAACTATGATTTCATTGGAAGAAAGTTTTAATGATAAGAAAAGATTAATGCATACAATATTTAACGAATTGTAA
- a CDS encoding DinB family protein gives MKISDLQEDEFNFFYATYLRKLNNDEDLISALVDGKEWFQTFIGELKDHQLLFRYGDGKWTIAEVLVHLIDTERIFQYRAFRISRNDKTPMPGFEQDDYILESKSNDRSKAAILEEYLSVRNATISLFKNISNDIMTRRGTASGMSWSVAALGLAISGHQRHHEHILKERYLI, from the coding sequence ATGAAAATTTCAGATTTACAAGAAGATGAATTCAATTTTTTTTATGCTACATATTTAAGAAAACTAAATAATGATGAAGATCTTATATCTGCATTAGTAGATGGAAAAGAATGGTTTCAAACTTTTATTGGGGAGTTAAAAGATCACCAATTGTTATTTAGATATGGCGATGGAAAATGGACCATTGCGGAAGTTTTAGTTCATTTAATTGATACGGAACGTATATTTCAATATCGAGCCTTTAGAATTTCAAGAAATGATAAAACCCCAATGCCCGGTTTTGAACAAGATGACTATATTTTAGAAAGCAAGAGTAATGATCGCTCAAAAGCAGCTATTCTAGAAGAGTATCTTTCCGTTAGGAATGCTACAATTAGTTTATTTAAAAATATTTCTAATGATATAATGACAAGACGAGGTACAGCAAGTGGAATGTCCTGGTCTGTTGCCGCTTTGGGTTTAGCTATAAGCGGTCATCAAAGACATCATGAGCATATTTTAAAAGAGCGTTATTTAATTTAA
- the aroB gene encoding 3-dehydroquinate synthase yields the protein MNSIISDSYAVHFNEKAFQSLNTHLAKMKYSIIFILVDENTHELCLPQFMAEINGDYQFEIIEIESGEVNKNIETCVGVWEALSELGADRKSILINLGGGVLTDLGGFVASTFKRGIDFINVPTTLLSMVDASVGGKTGIDLGALKNQIGVINQPVMVLVVPDFLDTLENRQVISGFAEMLKHGLIQDAPYWHALKEVKSLEDMKKHILTSIQIKNKVVLQDPTEQNIRKILNYGHTLGHAIESYFLESDAKEMLLHGEAIALGMILEGYLSHKLLGLTAESLSDIKNTFLSRYDKVEFSDNDIESILKLMKYDKKNSHGKVNFVLLKTIGSPQVDLQIPIELFFEAFAYYKV from the coding sequence ATGAACTCCATAATTTCCGACTCTTACGCTGTACATTTTAATGAAAAAGCATTTCAATCGCTAAACACTCATTTAGCAAAAATGAAATATTCCATTATTTTCATTTTAGTTGATGAAAACACACATGAATTATGTTTACCACAATTTATGGCAGAGATTAATGGCGACTACCAATTTGAAATTATCGAAATTGAATCTGGTGAGGTTAATAAAAATATAGAGACATGTGTTGGTGTCTGGGAAGCCCTATCTGAATTAGGTGCGGATAGAAAAAGTATATTAATAAATTTAGGCGGAGGAGTTTTAACCGATTTGGGAGGCTTTGTAGCTTCTACATTTAAAAGGGGTATAGACTTTATTAATGTTCCTACTACGCTTTTATCTATGGTAGATGCCTCTGTAGGTGGAAAAACTGGCATTGACTTAGGCGCACTTAAAAACCAAATAGGTGTTATTAATCAGCCTGTTATGGTGTTGGTTGTGCCAGATTTCTTGGACACGTTAGAAAACAGACAAGTTATAAGCGGTTTTGCAGAAATGCTGAAACATGGCTTAATTCAGGATGCTCCCTATTGGCACGCTTTAAAAGAAGTTAAAAGTTTAGAGGACATGAAAAAGCATATTCTTACCTCAATACAAATAAAGAATAAAGTAGTATTACAAGACCCTACTGAACAAAATATTAGAAAAATATTGAATTACGGTCACACGCTAGGCCATGCCATAGAATCCTATTTTTTAGAAAGTGATGCTAAAGAAATGCTATTACATGGCGAAGCAATTGCCTTAGGAATGATATTAGAAGGGTATTTATCTCATAAATTATTAGGATTAACGGCAGAATCATTATCCGATATAAAAAACACCTTTTTAAGCAGGTACGATAAAGTAGAATTTTCGGATAATGATATTGAGTCTATCTTAAAACTAATGAAGTATGATAAGAAAAATTCTCACGGAAAAGTGAATTTTGTTCTGCTAAAAACGATAGGTTCGCCACAAGTTGACCTACAGATACCCATAGAATTATTTTTCGAAGCATTTGCTTACTACAAAGTTTAA
- a CDS encoding proline dehydrogenase family protein, which produces MDQIFENTATAFALKSDSELERAYFLFKMISNEPLVKLGSAVTNFAFKAHLPVERLIKATVFDHFCGGVNERDCLPVVDKMWSKGVSSVLDYSVEGKDEEDPFDTATKMILTILDFVKEKEAIPYAVFKPTGFGRFALYQKICEKKELTKNEEAEWQRVVNRFDQVCKKAHDLEVSLLIDGEESWMQDAADDLVEDMMRKYNKKKRIVFNTLQAYRWDRLPYLKSLHERAKNDGFLVGMKVVRGAYMEKENERAQEKGYTSPICKTKADTDNNFNATIEYMIENLDTISIFSGTHNEESCYLLMDLMEKKGIEKNNEHVWFGQLYGMSDHISYNLAANGYNVAKYLPFGPVKDVMPYLIRRADENTSVAGQTSRELRLLKKERKRRKI; this is translated from the coding sequence ATGGACCAGATTTTTGAAAATACCGCAACTGCATTCGCACTAAAATCGGATTCTGAACTAGAAAGGGCTTATTTTCTCTTTAAAATGATTTCAAATGAACCATTAGTTAAACTTGGTTCGGCAGTGACTAATTTTGCATTTAAAGCTCATTTACCAGTTGAAAGATTGATAAAAGCTACGGTGTTTGACCATTTCTGCGGTGGTGTCAATGAACGAGATTGTCTTCCGGTTGTAGATAAAATGTGGAGTAAGGGAGTGAGTTCCGTACTAGATTACTCGGTAGAAGGGAAAGATGAAGAGGACCCTTTTGATACGGCTACAAAAATGATATTGACCATTTTAGATTTTGTAAAAGAAAAGGAAGCCATACCCTATGCTGTTTTTAAACCTACAGGGTTTGGTCGTTTTGCGCTATATCAAAAAATTTGTGAGAAAAAAGAACTAACTAAAAATGAGGAGGCAGAATGGCAACGGGTTGTAAACAGATTTGATCAGGTGTGTAAAAAGGCCCACGATTTAGAGGTTTCCTTATTAATTGATGGAGAGGAGAGTTGGATGCAAGACGCAGCAGATGACCTTGTTGAAGATATGATGCGTAAATACAACAAAAAGAAACGAATTGTATTTAATACCCTACAGGCCTATAGATGGGATCGTTTACCATATTTAAAATCGTTACATGAGCGTGCTAAAAATGACGGGTTTTTAGTGGGTATGAAGGTTGTTCGTGGTGCTTATATGGAAAAAGAGAATGAAAGAGCTCAGGAAAAAGGGTATACTTCTCCAATTTGTAAGACTAAGGCAGATACGGACAACAATTTTAACGCTACCATCGAATACATGATTGAAAATCTTGATACGATTTCAATTTTTTCTGGTACACATAATGAAGAAAGTTGTTACCTTTTAATGGATTTAATGGAGAAAAAAGGAATTGAGAAAAACAACGAACATGTTTGGTTTGGCCAATTGTATGGTATGAGTGACCATATCTCATATAATTTAGCTGCTAACGGCTATAATGTTGCCAAGTATTTACCATTTGGACCTGTAAAAGATGTTATGCCTTATTTAATAAGAAGAGCAGATGAAAATACCTCTGTTGCTGGGCAAACTAGCAGGGAATTAAGGTTACTTAAAAAAGAAAGAAAACGTAGAAAAATATAA
- a CDS encoding DUF4258 domain-containing protein yields the protein MDFLKRLGFFLVGLSIGIVFLTMFFKKKSDETGVYFCYLPNCRTLKDIRSKPMYYSDEVKLKMTENQLDSLDIKYILTEGDVDFSKSDTKSVPCKTYIVESELKEKDWTFTVKNCSNKATIQKIEVQ from the coding sequence ATGGATTTTCTAAAAAGGTTAGGTTTTTTCTTGGTAGGTTTATCTATCGGTATCGTTTTTTTAACCATGTTCTTTAAAAAGAAATCCGATGAAACCGGTGTTTATTTCTGCTACTTACCAAATTGCCGTACCCTTAAAGATATTCGTTCTAAACCAATGTATTATAGTGATGAGGTAAAGTTAAAAATGACGGAAAACCAACTAGATTCGCTAGATATTAAATACATATTAACAGAAGGAGATGTAGATTTTAGTAAAAGTGATACTAAATCTGTTCCCTGTAAAACCTATATTGTTGAATCTGAATTAAAAGAAAAAGATTGGACCTTTACTGTCAAAAACTGCAGCAATAAAGCAACAATTCAAAAAATAGAGGTTCAATAA
- a CDS encoding alanine dehydrogenase, whose protein sequence is MSQATSPFSKHQLLPQEETLEVFRQKGELFIGIPKENQYQEKRICLTPDAVNAITSNGHRILIESGAGEGANYSDLDYTQAGGEITKDTKKVFACPLILKVEPPTLTEIEYINPQTVIISALQIKTQYKAYFEELARKRITAIAFEYIRDEEGKYPAVRSLSEIAGISSVLIAAELMAANNNGNGLMFGNISGVPPVEVVIIGAGTVGEFAARSAIGIGANVKVFDNSITKLRNIQTNLKQTVYTSTIQPKNLLKALKRCDVAIGATRGKDRSPVVVSSTMVEHMKKGAVIIDVSIDTGGCFETSEITDHNKPTRKKYDVIHYGVPNIPSRYPKTASVSISNIFTPYLLKIGEDGGLENSLRFDKGLRNGLYMYHGILTNKSVGEWFDLQYSDINFLIF, encoded by the coding sequence ATGAGCCAAGCCACCTCCCCATTTAGTAAACACCAATTACTTCCACAAGAAGAAACTTTAGAGGTTTTTAGACAAAAAGGAGAATTATTTATTGGTATACCTAAAGAAAACCAATATCAAGAAAAACGTATTTGTTTAACGCCCGATGCCGTTAATGCAATAACGTCGAATGGTCATCGTATTTTAATAGAATCTGGAGCTGGTGAGGGAGCTAATTATTCAGATTTAGATTATACACAAGCAGGTGGTGAAATTACAAAAGATACTAAAAAGGTATTCGCTTGTCCACTAATTTTAAAAGTAGAGCCTCCTACTTTAACAGAAATTGAATATATAAATCCGCAGACCGTAATTATTTCTGCGCTTCAGATAAAAACGCAATACAAAGCCTATTTTGAAGAATTAGCAAGAAAACGTATTACTGCTATAGCTTTTGAATACATAAGAGATGAAGAAGGCAAATACCCAGCTGTACGTTCGCTAAGTGAAATTGCTGGTATATCCTCTGTTTTAATTGCTGCCGAATTAATGGCCGCTAACAATAATGGTAACGGACTAATGTTCGGTAACATTAGTGGTGTTCCACCCGTAGAAGTTGTAATTATAGGTGCAGGTACAGTAGGCGAATTTGCAGCTAGATCAGCAATTGGTATTGGAGCCAACGTAAAGGTTTTTGACAATTCAATAACCAAACTTAGAAATATACAGACCAACTTAAAACAAACGGTTTATACATCTACCATACAACCAAAAAACCTTTTAAAAGCCCTTAAACGTTGCGATGTTGCCATTGGCGCAACAAGAGGAAAAGACAGATCGCCTGTAGTGGTCTCTAGTACCATGGTAGAACATATGAAAAAAGGTGCTGTAATTATCGATGTCAGTATAGATACTGGCGGTTGTTTTGAAACTAGTGAAATAACAGATCATAACAAGCCTACTAGGAAAAAGTACGATGTTATACATTACGGTGTTCCAAATATACCTTCTAGATATCCAAAAACCGCTTCAGTATCCATAAGTAATATTTTTACGCCCTATTTATTAAAAATTGGTGAAGATGGCGGACTTGAAAATTCGCTTCGTTTTGATAAAGGTTTACGTAACGGACTTTATATGTATCATGGTATTCTTACCAATAAATCTGTCGGTGAATGGTTCGATTTGCAGTATAGCGATATTAATTTCTTGATTTTTTAG
- the tsaE gene encoding tRNA (adenosine(37)-N6)-threonylcarbamoyltransferase complex ATPase subunit type 1 TsaE, whose product MEFIYGLNELRKISKEIIKNSASNILAFYAPMGAGKTTLIKALVKELDGQDNVSSPTFGLVNEYAKANGELLGYHFDFYRLEDENEALDMGLEDYLSTDAWVFMEWPEKIPNLVPPDAQIIIIEIIDAKTRKLTLQN is encoded by the coding sequence ATGGAATTTATTTATGGATTAAATGAATTAAGAAAAATTTCCAAGGAGATTATTAAGAATTCAGCTAGTAATATCCTAGCGTTTTACGCACCTATGGGCGCAGGTAAAACCACTTTAATTAAAGCGTTGGTAAAAGAATTAGATGGGCAAGACAATGTTAGTAGCCCCACATTTGGTTTAGTAAATGAATATGCAAAAGCTAATGGCGAGTTATTGGGGTATCATTTTGATTTTTATAGACTTGAAGATGAAAATGAAGCTTTGGACATGGGGCTTGAAGATTATTTAAGCACAGATGCTTGGGTATTTATGGAATGGCCAGAGAAAATACCAAACCTAGTACCACCAGACGCTCAAATTATAATAATAGAAATTATAGATGCAAAAACTAGAAAATTAACCCTACAAAATTAG
- the porX gene encoding T9SS response regulator signal transducer PorX, whose protein sequence is MNKIKILWVDDEIDLLKPHIIFLETKNYEVITCISGQEALEELAKTRVDIVFLDENMPGISGLETLSEIKVIDSSLPVVMITKSEEEFIMEEAIGSKIADYLIKPVNPNQILLSLKKNLDHSRLVSEKTTSNYQQEFRKIAMDLSMVNSYQEWVDLYKKLIYWELQLEEIEDSGMFEILESQKTEANQQFGKFVDRNYADWFTDADAPVMSHTLFKEWIAPEIKDQKTLLIVVDNLRYDQWYAFEDSVNSFYKKKKENSYYSILPTATQYARNAIFSGLTPLDMEKKYPDWWKNDTEEGGKNLFEDKFLEEQLKRLGLNLKWEYHKISSLKQGKHLSQNFKAQKDNDLTVIVYNFVDMLSHSKTEMEVIKELASNDKSYRSLTTSWFKNSPMLEIIQQAQSLGMKLIITTDHGTINVKSPSKVVGDRDTSLNLRYKTGRSLTYEKNDVLAAKDPKSIYLPSINMSSSYIFAKNDLFFAYPNNYNHYVSYYRNTYQHGGISLEEMIIPFIVLEPK, encoded by the coding sequence ATGAATAAGATAAAAATATTATGGGTAGATGATGAAATTGATTTACTTAAACCACATATCATTTTTTTAGAAACTAAAAATTATGAAGTAATTACCTGCATAAGTGGACAAGAAGCGCTCGAAGAATTAGCTAAAACTAGAGTAGATATTGTTTTTTTAGATGAAAATATGCCAGGTATATCTGGTTTAGAGACCCTTTCAGAAATTAAAGTTATTGATAGCTCGTTGCCTGTAGTTATGATTACAAAAAGTGAAGAAGAATTTATAATGGAAGAAGCCATAGGCTCTAAAATTGCAGATTATCTTATAAAGCCTGTAAATCCTAACCAGATATTACTTTCACTTAAAAAGAATTTAGATCATTCTAGATTAGTTTCAGAAAAGACGACAAGTAATTACCAACAAGAATTTAGAAAAATTGCCATGGATCTTTCCATGGTTAATAGCTACCAAGAATGGGTAGATTTGTATAAAAAGCTCATTTACTGGGAACTGCAATTAGAGGAAATTGAAGACAGCGGCATGTTCGAAATTTTGGAATCTCAAAAAACGGAAGCCAATCAACAATTTGGGAAATTTGTAGATAGAAACTATGCCGATTGGTTTACCGATGCTGATGCTCCCGTAATGTCGCATACACTTTTTAAAGAATGGATAGCCCCAGAAATTAAAGATCAAAAAACTTTACTAATTGTCGTGGATAATTTACGTTATGATCAATGGTATGCATTTGAAGACTCGGTAAACTCATTTTATAAAAAGAAAAAAGAAAATTCCTATTATAGTATTCTACCCACCGCTACCCAATACGCACGTAATGCGATTTTCTCCGGATTGACACCACTGGATATGGAAAAAAAATATCCTGACTGGTGGAAAAACGATACGGAAGAAGGTGGTAAAAACCTGTTTGAAGACAAATTTTTAGAAGAACAGTTAAAAAGACTTGGTCTTAATTTAAAATGGGAATACCATAAAATTAGTAGCCTAAAACAAGGCAAGCATTTAAGTCAAAATTTTAAGGCACAAAAAGATAATGACCTTACGGTAATAGTCTACAATTTTGTAGATATGTTATCACATTCTAAAACAGAAATGGAGGTAATTAAGGAACTGGCATCGAATGATAAATCGTACAGGTCATTAACCACTAGTTGGTTTAAAAATTCTCCTATGCTAGAGATTATTCAACAAGCACAATCTTTGGGGATGAAATTGATTATAACTACGGATCATGGAACTATAAATGTTAAGTCGCCTTCTAAGGTTGTAGGTGATCGCGATACAAGTTTAAATTTAAGATATAAAACAGGCAGAAGTTTAACCTATGAAAAGAATGATGTATTAGCAGCCAAGGACCCAAAGTCAATTTACCTCCCAAGTATAAATATGAGTAGCTCCTATATATTTGCTAAAAATGATTTGTTTTTTGCTTACCCAAATAACTACAACCATTATGTTAGTTATTACAGAAACACCTACCAACATGGTGGAATTTCTTTGGAAGAAATGATCATACCTTTTATAGTTTTGGAGCCTAAGTAG
- a CDS encoding HD domain-containing protein yields the protein MKTSNKLKIFNDPIYGFIRIPNTLVFDLIEDSYFQRLRRISQMGLSYLVYPGAHHTRFHHALGCMYLMQKAIQVLRFKGVEISESEVDGLLGAILLHDIGHGPFSHAMEHSIVEGVSHEFISLQFMQELNERFNGSLTVAISIFTGKHPKRFLNQLVSSQLDMDRLDYLKRDSFYTGVAEGNTNAERLITMLNVVDGNLVIEEKGIYSVEKFLMARRFMYWQVYLHKTAVVAERLLICILKRARFLFEKGEILNCSDALSYFLTHHIDKNNFDKAVLAKFAQLDDVDILAALKEWQYCNDFVLSSLCKMIVNRRLLHIKVKKEPINETKFQSKFTKIKKLYKLTDEETSYFVFKGELKNKAYDREHQNINILRKNGKITDVAKLSDHLNLNALSKTVTKYYMCYPKEGV from the coding sequence TTGAAGACATCAAACAAATTGAAAATCTTTAATGACCCAATATATGGTTTTATCCGCATACCTAATACCCTTGTTTTCGACCTAATCGAAGATTCTTATTTTCAAAGACTTCGAAGAATATCTCAAATGGGATTATCTTATTTGGTTTATCCTGGCGCACATCATACCCGTTTTCATCATGCTTTAGGCTGTATGTATTTAATGCAAAAAGCTATACAAGTACTTCGTTTTAAGGGTGTTGAAATTTCTGAGTCTGAGGTAGACGGACTTCTTGGTGCTATTCTTTTGCATGATATTGGCCACGGACCTTTCTCACATGCCATGGAGCATAGTATCGTGGAAGGGGTGAGTCATGAGTTTATATCGCTTCAGTTTATGCAAGAACTTAATGAGCGATTTAACGGAAGTTTAACGGTAGCCATATCTATTTTTACTGGTAAGCATCCAAAAAGGTTCTTGAACCAGTTAGTTTCAAGTCAGTTGGATATGGATCGTTTAGATTACCTAAAAAGGGATAGTTTTTATACAGGTGTAGCAGAGGGTAATACAAATGCTGAACGTTTAATTACAATGTTGAACGTGGTGGATGGTAATTTAGTTATTGAAGAAAAAGGAATTTACTCCGTAGAGAAGTTTCTTATGGCTCGTAGGTTTATGTATTGGCAGGTGTATTTGCATAAAACAGCGGTGGTAGCGGAAAGATTGTTGATTTGTATTTTAAAAAGGGCCAGATTCTTATTTGAAAAAGGAGAAATCTTAAATTGTAGTGATGCCTTAAGCTATTTTTTAACGCATCATATAGATAAAAATAATTTTGATAAAGCAGTCCTTGCAAAATTTGCACAGCTTGATGATGTTGATATTCTTGCCGCTTTAAAAGAATGGCAATATTGCAACGATTTTGTTTTATCATCCCTTTGTAAAATGATTGTTAATAGGAGGCTACTTCATATTAAAGTAAAAAAAGAACCTATAAATGAAACTAAATTTCAATCGAAGTTTACCAAAATTAAGAAGTTATATAAACTAACCGATGAAGAAACTTCGTATTTTGTGTTTAAAGGTGAGCTAAAGAATAAAGCATATGACCGAGAACATCAAAACATTAATATCTTGAGGAAGAATGGCAAGATTACCGATGTGGCAAAGTTATCTGATCACCTTAATTTAAATGCGCTTTCTAAAACGGTGACAAAATATTATATGTGCTACCCTAAAGAAGGGGTATAA
- the lpxD gene encoding UDP-3-O-(3-hydroxymyristoyl)glucosamine N-acyltransferase, which translates to MKFTAGQIAGILEGEVHGNPEIAVHKLAKIEEGEEGSLTFLANPKYTSFIYTTNASITIVNKSFVPEQILKTTLIKVEDAYKSFSKLLEYYNQVKNNKVGIEEPVFKSDTATFGTDVYLGAFSYLGNNVSLGDNVKVYPNVYIGDNVKIGDNVTIFAGAKVYSETIIGDNCVVHSGVVLGADGFGFTPNDKGEFAKVPQTGNVILEDNVDVGAGTTIDRATLGSTILRKGVKLDNQIQIAHNVEIGEHTVIAAQTGIAGSTKIGKHCMIGGQVGIVGHIVIGDFVKIQAQSGIGRNVKSHEVLQGSPALNYGDYNKSYVHFKNLSKIINRIDTLEKKD; encoded by the coding sequence ATGAAATTTACAGCAGGTCAGATTGCAGGTATATTAGAAGGGGAAGTTCATGGAAATCCAGAAATAGCAGTACATAAACTTGCAAAAATCGAGGAGGGGGAAGAAGGTTCTTTAACTTTTTTGGCAAATCCAAAATATACTTCATTTATATATACTACGAACGCTTCTATAACTATTGTTAATAAAAGCTTTGTTCCAGAACAAATTCTTAAAACAACTTTAATAAAAGTTGAAGATGCCTATAAATCATTTTCTAAGTTATTAGAGTATTACAATCAGGTTAAGAACAATAAAGTTGGTATTGAAGAACCTGTTTTTAAATCGGATACAGCAACATTTGGTACGGACGTTTATCTTGGTGCATTTTCGTATTTAGGTAATAACGTTTCTTTAGGGGACAATGTAAAGGTTTATCCTAATGTCTATATTGGCGATAATGTAAAAATAGGTGATAATGTTACTATTTTTGCCGGTGCCAAAGTATATTCCGAAACCATAATCGGGGATAACTGTGTGGTCCATAGTGGCGTAGTTTTAGGTGCGGACGGATTTGGATTTACCCCTAATGATAAGGGTGAGTTTGCTAAAGTGCCACAAACAGGTAATGTAATTTTAGAGGATAATGTAGATGTTGGCGCGGGTACAACTATAGACCGGGCAACTTTAGGTTCTACTATTTTGAGAAAAGGAGTAAAGCTCGATAACCAAATACAAATCGCGCATAATGTAGAAATTGGTGAACATACCGTAATTGCTGCACAAACGGGAATTGCAGGTTCAACCAAAATTGGTAAGCATTGTATGATCGGTGGTCAAGTTGGTATTGTTGGGCATATTGTAATTGGGGATTTTGTTAAAATACAAGCACAATCTGGTATTGGTAGAAACGTTAAAAGCCACGAAGTACTACAGGGATCACCTGCATTAAATTATGGCGATTATAACAAATCATACGTACATTTTAAGAATTTATCGAAAATAATTAATAGAATCGACACCTTAGAAAAGAAAGACTGA